A window of Chitinophagales bacterium contains these coding sequences:
- a CDS encoding trypsin-like peptidase domain-containing protein yields MDEVKMIEAVERYIRGEMKPDERVYFEQLRKDNPEVDQMVVAHTLFLHEVNELAERKEFKSTLQDVHTDLSMRNVIHSTTAAGRSKVVYLWNRYKRVVAVAASIAGVTALTFSALVWVISPKQDSERLQALDRKINQVSRDNNAQKAEINKIKSKIDPASFTSGGTGFLVDGKGYLVTNKHVVHNARNIVVQNTKGQLFKAILVYNDPSKDIAILKIEDDAFKGYNSIPFNFKKSSTDLAEPIYTMGFPRDQIVYGEGYLSSKTGYQGDTLSCQIAIAANPGNSGSPVLNKNGEVIGLLSTRQTAAEGVVFAIHSKYIGKAIEELKKSDTTHQGLKLPTGSMKGLDRTEQVRKIEDFIFMVKIN; encoded by the coding sequence ATGGATGAAGTAAAGATGATTGAGGCCGTGGAGCGATACATCCGGGGAGAAATGAAACCCGATGAGCGGGTCTATTTTGAACAATTGAGAAAAGACAATCCGGAAGTGGACCAGATGGTCGTAGCCCATACCCTCTTTTTACATGAAGTCAATGAACTTGCCGAGCGTAAAGAGTTCAAATCTACCCTTCAGGACGTACATACTGACCTTTCCATGCGGAATGTGATCCATTCCACCACAGCGGCAGGTCGGTCCAAAGTTGTTTACCTCTGGAACCGCTATAAGCGGGTTGTAGCCGTTGCAGCCTCCATCGCGGGTGTTACCGCCCTGACCTTCTCAGCTCTCGTCTGGGTTATTTCCCCTAAACAGGATAGCGAACGTCTTCAGGCCCTGGACCGTAAGATCAACCAGGTATCCCGTGACAATAATGCCCAGAAAGCGGAGATCAATAAGATCAAAAGCAAGATCGATCCGGCCTCTTTTACCTCCGGTGGAACAGGTTTTCTGGTGGATGGTAAAGGTTACCTGGTCACCAACAAACACGTGGTGCACAATGCCCGTAATATCGTTGTGCAGAATACCAAGGGCCAGTTGTTTAAAGCCATTCTGGTTTATAATGACCCTTCGAAAGACATTGCGATCCTGAAGATCGAAGATGACGCCTTCAAGGGGTATAATTCGATCCCGTTTAATTTTAAAAAATCTTCTACCGACCTGGCCGAGCCGATCTATACCATGGGTTTCCCTCGTGATCAGATCGTATATGGAGAAGGCTATCTGAGTTCCAAAACAGGATATCAGGGTGATACCCTCTCCTGCCAGATCGCCATTGCAGCTAACCCCGGTAACAGCGGTAGCCCGGTTTTAAATAAGAATGGTGAAGTGATCGGACTTTTGAGTACCCGTCAAACAGCCGCAGAAGGTGTGGTATTTGCAATACATTCCAAATATATCGGTAAAGCCATTGAGGAATTGAAGAAATCGGATACAACACATCAGGGGTTGAAACTCCCTACAGGTTCAATGAAAGGCCTTGATCGCACCGAACAGGTGAGAAAGATCGAAGATTTCATCTTCATGGTGAAGATCAATTAA
- a CDS encoding sigma-70 family RNA polymerase sigma factor: MHPDQKDKDLLKGLAINDKKAVERIYRENYATIQTLVINNNGNSDDAKDLFQEAMIVLYEKAKTGQFELNCQLKTYLYSVCRRLWLKRLQQVNRYSGELDNVNEVVPVEEDLEEHEQRNEEFRLMEKAIANLGEPCKSLIEAFYIQKRNMQEIASSFGYTNADNAKNQKYKCLMRLKKIFFSQYKNGNGNG; this comes from the coding sequence GTGCATCCTGACCAAAAGGACAAAGATTTACTTAAAGGACTGGCTATCAACGACAAAAAGGCAGTTGAGCGTATCTATCGGGAGAATTATGCTACCATTCAGACCCTAGTGATCAATAATAATGGGAATTCGGATGACGCTAAAGATCTTTTTCAGGAAGCCATGATCGTGTTGTATGAAAAGGCCAAAACCGGTCAGTTTGAATTGAACTGCCAGTTGAAAACCTACCTGTACTCTGTATGCAGAAGATTGTGGCTCAAACGATTACAACAGGTTAACCGGTATTCGGGCGAATTGGACAATGTGAATGAGGTGGTACCCGTGGAGGAGGACCTGGAGGAGCATGAACAGAGGAATGAGGAGTTCCGGTTGATGGAAAAGGCCATTGCCAACCTGGGCGAACCCTGCAAAAGCCTGATCGAGGCTTTTTACATCCAAAAAAGGAATATGCAGGAAATAGCCTCCTCTTTTGGATATACCAATGCCGACAATGCTAAGAACCAGAAGTACAAGTGCCTGATGCGATTAAAGAAAATATTCTTTTCACAGTATAAAAATGGGAACGGAAATGGATGA